GCTGTGGATTTTCTTTGGAGCTGCTGATTGTGCCTACAATGAGTTGAGTGACGCTCTGTGCTACTTGTTTGACCAGCTGTGAGCCTTTGGTTTGAACCTTTCCTGCTTTATACTTGGCTGTGTATATTTTAGTAGAGTTCAAACTGTGGAAACTTTGTTCTTAAATATGTATGCAGTATTTGGGTGTGTATGCCTTTGGGTATTATTTTCATACATGatagatatttatttttgttttgcatgacTGATACCCAAGAGGGATGTTCTTGTAACAGTGGTTCTAAGACGTGCTCCCTGTAATACATGCAGATGTGTCATAGCTAACACGTACATGCTCATGACCAAACATGCGTTAACACACTGCTCTGCTATATacatacagcacacacacagacacacacgctatttttttttaatctgtcacAGTGACAGAATAAAGAGATTATTTCGTGCAAATACAACGTGTAATTAAAATAGAAAATGTTAGATATTATGAAGGGAGATGTGCAGGTTTCAGTGCACATACACTTTAAATATATTCGTATGATTTTGAACCAAAGATACAATTATTTGCGTtactgtattatttattcaaccCAGTTAGGCAATACACTTTCTCAAGATAATAATTTGACATGCGATCAATCATAGGCCAAGGAAATAAAACCTCCTCTTGGAATATGTCCAAAATAAAATCTACCACAAAATGTCCCTCGGTGACCATGTACTGGGTGTCTGTAAtggtgttgccatgacaacagtgCAAGTGCTCTGAGCATCAGCTTCGACTTGTTCCTCCTCAGTTTTCTCACACGCCTCCTGTGTGTGAATGTAAAGTGCAATatttttatcatcattattacatATTTAATTTGAAATCAGCCCTTACATGCAACTGATTCCAATAATTCTAGTCATCTAAAATATTTTCATCTTTCTTGTCCTGTGGCCCAAGCTAAATGGTGATACAACTGAAATAGCAACCGAATAATCTGTACAAAGATTTGCACAGTAAACTACGTACTATGATAAAAAGAATTGTGTGCGCTCTTGTTTTCCAAGTTGCATCAAGTATATCTGTGAGTGTATCCTTGTACAAGCCATGCCTGAGGCTTTATGGATGTGTCGTACTGTTTACTAGGAAATATGCCATGACATTGATTTCGAAGGGAGCAGACACTGTAATACCAAGAGTCTGATTGATGAAAGTGGACATGCTTTTTTTGGGCTGAATGTTCAGATAAAACCTATTCAGACCTGCCAGACTGTAGATATGAATGGTCATAGCGGAGGAATTGCTATTAGACTGTTTAAAACCTGGACTGGAATACAATATACTGTGGAAAGATTCATAACGCTTAGTCCCCTTTGTCAATGGCAATAAAGCTTCCTTtgcactgaagacaatgtaaaTTGATCCTTTTTTTCATGTACTATATATCACTTGCTTTTATGGTtgcaggtgagctggagctggtcccagctgactttgccaAAGAAGGACAATAAAAACAGGAGGCCGGTCAATCCCGAGAATAACTGCGATAGTCATCTTTTACAAAACTACGGTGTCatatgaaaatataaaatatcagAGATTTGGTTGGTGGCTACATTTAAATTATGCATGATCCATATTGGTGTGCTTTGCTGAATTCACAACCTATACACctattacattttctttttttttttaacacccaCGCTACTTCCCTGATGAGCCCTTAAATGCACAATTAAGGAATATAGTGCTAAACTGTATCAACTGGATTGATGGCTActgtcattaaaacaaaagtAAGAAACATTATGATCAGCATGCCCTGGCAATATATTTATGATCCTATATGGTCATTTCTAAATCAATAGATGCGTTCATTTTTCTCATCTTGGTATCTTCCACGTGACCACTTCTCAATGTTTGACACAAGAAACCATTTAAACCTTCGTAAACAGCACTCACTAATGGGGCCCAATAGTGTCTTTACACAGCATATGAGGAGTTGAATTTATAGCCTAGAGCTCATGGACCATCTGCCTGCCACTGTCAAAGCTGCAATTAATGCTTTAATGGGTCTGATCATTAATTAGAATTGCAGCATGCAGGGCGGCACGGTGGTGGTGATGGGTTTGATTCTGGGCTCTAACTTTCCTGTGTGGGGTTCTCCCCGTGCAGGTGTGGCTAAACCGCCCACTGCCCAaagactggatggatggatggatggttgtcaGCATGCACTTCCGGTGGTTTAGAAAAGAATAGCAGTTTTAGACTCTGGGGATGAAGAGAGAAAATTGCTGCCACCTGCTGGTATAGCTGACACACAAAAGAACTGTCACTGTGGTTACATAACGTCTGAAAATAATGgcctgtgtatttttttttcagtttgttttattCAGAAATGACGCGattgtattttttaataattgaaTATATgggataaaaaatatattttctgttttgtttgttttaggaTGTTAATTTTAGGAGAGGTGGTCAGCACCCTGAGATgtgcaggacaaaaaaaaaaaaaggaaaatgtcaaAATCTGGTTAGACTATTTTAAAAGGCTGATGATAATCAAGTGTGATGGCTGCACTATACTGTATTGCCAACCGTTTTCTTGACATAGATAAATTCAATGCATTTTGACATGGATAAAttcaatgcatttttaaaaCTCACTTTGTCCTGGCCCCCGATTGTTCAGTAGAGCCTTCCAGAGGTCAAAAGGtgaaagaaaagcaaacattACGCATCACTTCAAGTGACATAAACCAGACCTGAGCAAAGTACAGCTCGGGGGCCACATCCAGCCCGCCCAGTCTAACTGGTCCTCAGTGACCATTAGGATAAAACACCCCGAGCTCTTCTTGTTGGTGGAAAACCTCTccacaaaaacaaattgatgTCTTGAGAGAGACTGTGTGGCTACCAAAGTCACTTTAGGAAAGAGCAACACCCACTAGAAATAGAAAAAGCAATATAGCAGAATATGTGGCACTTTGCCAGTTAGTAGATCATACTCCATTTAGAGGACATCAAGTTATGCCTTTTAGTAGATGCAGTTCCATCACCATTGTGAATCAGCAACATTAGgggctaaaaataaaataacagaagCTGAAGTCTATTAAACTAAACCAAATCTAATATGTTGAGTATAGAGCCAAGCAAATACATCTATGTTCACATTAAATTTGCACTTGCACTCAATGGGGTTTCTACTCATTGCTTGTTTACACTACAACAAACTTGCTCAAAATCCACAACAAGCCTCGCCGGTGGTTTCATTGTTGTTCCACCAAGTGGAATACTCCTGTGGCGTGTCTGGACTGGATTCCCCTGAGAGGTTACACCACTTTGCCAATGCTACAGTAAACATCACATCGCACCGCCAAGACCTACACCCATGTGTGGGATTTTAACATCTGTGAAAAAATGACAACTGCACAATTCATTCTTCACCTCTTAAAATCCAAAATGtctacagagaaaaaaaaaaaaacacacctgagCATTTGGCATAGAATTTAACTTAATTTTATTAAAATAGTGAAGACAACTTTCTCACTGAGCTGACATTAAATCATTTGACCCGCTGAATGAGACATGACAATTATTCCAAATCACTTTCAATATTCTAAACAACTACCTAAATCGTCCAGCTCGTTACAGCGAGTGCTAAAAACATTTGGACATCtcagatactgttgtggagaatgACAAAGTAAACTACTGCTTTTGCCAAAATGTGCAAAGTCATCATCTTCCACGGTTACCCTTGCTCATCGTTCGACAGGCTTCAGTTGTcaactgaaaacaaaatgtacagatgtaaaagacaaaaaaaaaaaaagaaaacatttaccaTATCCAATCTATTGTCTTTTAAGACaatgcaaaaatatatatttgtgggTTTCCTCCTTAAGCagctgagttttttttaaaggtcctcttaaaaaaaaaaagagaaaagaaaaaaaatcaggcgACAAAACAGTTGCTTTACATCCAAGCTAAGACGGTGCAATGCTCTTGAGTTTCCTTCAATGTCCATGCATGATGTTCGTGCATGTATATACAAAAAGGCACCTGCATATTTGTAATGTGCGGCAAAAGGGTAGACGCTGCCTTCACCCTTTTTATTTCTAAATCCTACTGTGTCGCTATTGCTGTTGGCTCCCTCTGCTTGTCTTTCCTTATACTGATTAATGGTTTTAAAGTATACGCTGCGGGTTAGGGTGTAGTGAGGATTGTACTGCCGGATTCGACAACTATGGACATTGTTGGGACGGTAGATGGGGGCAGAACTGTCTATTGCTCTAAAAAACAGGCAGTCTGGTGGAGGTCAGAGTACAAGCATTGATATCCTCGGTGTGGGTGGCTCTGTGCAGGGACGGTTCTGAGGCACTGTGGTTTATCTTAGGCAAGGCGTGCTGAAGAAGCTCGATAGAGGACAGGATCTTGTATatcaaaaaaagattgaaaagaaTTAAATCCAGCTTGAGTTTGAAATGTGCAATAAGTGAGCTGGAGAGAGCAAAGCAGCAAGTCACCTGTGGGAACAGCGGCCTCTCATCTTTGGACTTCTTGATGCAGTCAGCGACCAACCTTTTCATTGCTTTGGGACAGTTCTTGTAGAGTTTACTAAGGTCAGGTGACAGATAGCCCCGTCCCACCATGAAGATAATCTGAAAgggaaaatgattttttttttgctatcgcACCACAGAAGCAATAGTAAGACCACAGGTTTGAGTCTTATCGTACAGTACCAGTATAACTTACATGatacaaaaatgtcacatgGCAAGATTAATATTGACCATGCAATATATTCCATTTGATCCACATCATGAACCCAAAGATGATGACCAAGTCAGTGAAAAGCGTAAACAGTACGACCCTGAAGCACGCTGGCAGTAGATGGTAAAACTGTGCATTTTATTACGCTGGCTTTATAACGGCATTAGAAGTAAAAATGATGTGGCGACAGCTGCACTGCGAGACGTACAGCAGGTAAGAATCCTGCCGTGGGCACGGAATCTGTCATATAATGAAACCCCAAACATGCTCCCCAAGTCATCCGAGTATGAAAATGAGCCATACATGATCCAGGTCAGACTATGTGACCTGAGAAGGGACATGAAACCACACACATCTCGAGTTGTGTTACTGATTCTAAAGTTAGGTCAATGGCTACACAGCGCAAAACCACAACCACAACTCCCTTCAGACAGCATGCTGGAGCTTTTCCACTGGCTTTTCTCCCTATCACACCTGGACCCAGTCAGAGCAGGACCAGATTTTCGGACACTACTTAAAACTATCCATATAGCCCCACATCAAACACAATAGCTGTAACACAATACAATGAGAATATTGTCTTTTATCCTGGAAAGAGAGCTTTACTTTTGTTGAATCAGTCCCCAAATTAATAGTGCGTGTAGGAGTTGAGCGTCGGTCGCCAGTCACGGCAAAAACAAGTTTGGGATATGTGCAATATTAGAGCAGCAGCTCACTATTTTGGCTTAAGCTAATATGTTGCTAGCCAACAGCAAATATTGTAGAGGAACTGAGAGTTGAGTAACCCCTATGAAGAAACAGTATTCGGAAAGTTGAGAATAAAATGCATCCatttacataaatcatgccTTTCTGGAGTTTATTATACCTGATCTCTGTTTGCTGTCTGGGCGTATGGGAGCTCTCCTGTCATAAGCTCGAAAAGAACAATTCCATAGGAATAGACATCTGATTGGAAGCTGTATGGATTGTTATCCTGCATTCGTATGACTTCGGGAGCCTTTGAAGAGACAACATATTTCTTGTCATGAGTGTATTTTCTTCAAACATCTTACGACAGTACAAATAAGAAAGCTTGTTTACAAACCATCCAGAGAATGGACCCGGAAGGTTGCTCCACCTGATGCGAGCCACTCCACCTGGCCTTTACCGTTGCAAGACCAAAGTCGCCAATTTTTACAGTCAGCCCTTCATGCAAAAAGATGTCTTCCGTGCTGTCAAGGGTTCACAGCTTAAACGCTGAGACAATGCACATTATTGGAGATACGGGAGCAGCAGTTGAGAAGGATACTGTTGGACTTCATGTCACGATGAATGATGTTCTTTGCATGTAGATAGCTGAAAAGGAATGCGTCCAATGAAATCGGTCATTTTGCATTTCAATCAGACAATTTCTTTGTGACTTACTCCATGCCCTGAGCCGTCTGCCTGGAGATGTCTATAAGCTGGATCATCTTGAAGTTGGTCTCCAGGACATGAATGTGTTTGTAGAGGCTGCTGCCCTCGCACCACTGAGCCACAATGGCCAGGTTGTCCTTTGTCATGTAGCCCATAAACAACAGGATGTTGACATGTCTGGTTTTTCTGCGAGCAAAGAGGGGAATTGACGAAACACAATAAGATCAAAGACTGCAAGAGACGAATCACCAAAAGGAGCATTTTGAAGAGGCGAAAGCTAATCTCCTGCATTTCTTACCTTAGGACAGCTACTTCATTTTTAAATGCCTGCAACTGCTCTGGAGTAGGGTTGGTCACCTTTAAAATCTTCACTGCTACATCACCtattaaatgaacaaaaaaacacttgcatTTGCTGTGATGCAACGTGCATAGCGACATGGGGGAAAAGAATTGTGCGCGTTCGTGACTGCACTCAAACGGGCCTTGACGCTTCTGCCCCCATCATTCCTACCATGCCATTTCCCTTTGTATACAGTTCCAAAGGAGCCTGAACCAATGCGGGACTGAAGATACACCTCACTGGCTTCAATCTCCCAGTAGTAACTGGAATCGCGCTTCTCCCGAGGCCTCTGGACAAAATCAAAAAGGTTCAAATGTTATTAAACACCATTGACtaaacacaaaacaaagcaCTTAGAAGGACAACATTAATAAGGTATCGGATCGAAGAAATTACAATTTTAATCTTCTCCTGAGTGTTGAAGGAAGTGGCCCGCTCTCGCTGGGCTGGGGCAGGGCTTTTGGCTTGGGACTGGGACCAGCCAGTAGGACTCTGGGCGGGGGAACTCCCAGCTGTAGAAAGTATAAAAGGGAAATAGGCATTTGAATGGTTTCAGAAGGATCACGTTGGTGACAAACACACAGATACAACGAAAGGAGGGAAACATTTTATGGTgacgcagcaacaacaacaaaaacttaCCCGAGTCGTGATTTCGCATTGCATCctagaaagacaacaaaaaaacagatcCCATCACATACGGTCGACCTTCACTAACCCAATGTAAAAGCAGGGAGCATGTTAGGAGGGCAGACTCGACAGAGCAGTACAAAATCATACTGCACTTTCTAACCTTTTCTGGACTCTCAGATGAGGTCTCAACAAAAGACTGGGCGAAGTGGACAATACCTACTTTCCTCTTCAGCCAGAATCTATGGCACCAGGAGGTAGGGAAGGTATTCAGGCAGTCTAGCTACTCCCCAACAGGGGATGACAACAACAGTGAGGGCAGCAGAGAAAATGAAAAGGAACACAGGGAAGGAAAATGAGGAATAGAATAACAGGAATGAAAAGCTTAATATCAAGTAAGCATAACTGAAGAGGATAATAAGAAATCTGCAGGAACTGCTGGTGGTGTAAGAGAGTCAACTTGAGTAAGGGAGAAGTTTGGAATTAGCCTTGTCCAGGTTACTTATTATAGAAACACATATTTATAACCAATCAGTTGCAGAAAGATTGTTGGAATGCACGAGAAAGAGCCAGAAATCTTTAGGGAACAGGGGTCTGCACCTAGAGGTGCACTGAGAGGCCCGTGTTGGTTGTAGTTACCTCAAACGTACTGCCGTCTATAGGCAGGGTTGTGCTAACTAAGTTGACGTTTGGCGTAGAAGTGGAGCGCTGCCTCTGAGAAAGGCCGCCGCCTGTGGGCGGGTAGGGCGTGGCATAGTTGAAGGCATGTGGCGTTGAATATCGGTgggcagagctgtgagggcgacagaATGCAATCGTATGAACGGTAGCCTCTGAATCTTATCGGACATCTGATCTTTCCACAGCAAACGCAACATTGCGTTGCTGCTATTGACGACTAGCCAAGTTGGATTGTCATTGCAGTGTTTTGTGTACAACTGGACTATCTACTTCCAAGTTTGTGATTGATGGTTAGGCTTGTTGTGAGAGGCTTATGTATAgcgaaaaaaaatcagtgttcATTTTCAGTTGCTTAGTAATTGATGCCAATATAGTATGCGCTATGTATACACTTTCTGGTGAAGGAGGAAAAACAGGAAAGATTGGGTTCATCTCAATTTAATGTGCTGACCCCTGTACATACAGAAGCGAGTTGTGTGCTTGACTGGTTTTCCTAAATGGCCAAACGGATCTTACAGTAGCCTAATTCATATGATGGCAAAAGCCTACAGCTGTCTGTGCTGTCACGTGTTGATATACAACTCCAGTATGATACTGCACTATTACTGGAGTGTACTACATGGAGCTCACTACCAGAAAATCAAGTTTCAAAACAGTTCCCGGGATTGCTGTTCGTAGAACACCTTGCATGGCGAGTGTGCTAATTTGGCAGCTCATGGTGTTTTTAAATGGTTTGAAGTGCGACTGAAACAACAGGCTCTTTTCACATCTCCTTTTATATTAGCCCTTGGACTGCTAAGCCCCCTGTAAAGCTGAAAACGTCATTAGACACGGGATTTTATCCAATTCCTATTAAGGCTCTTTGTAAATTAGAACACAACCTGAACTGTGTagcaagcacaaacatgcacgccaaatgacatcatcaaactGTGTAAAATTGAATTAGTGGTGTACTTTGCAAAAATTTTTTTGGGAGAAACAGTATGTTAAACACCTTGGTCTGAATGAATATCGGTCAACCGGAATAAGCTCGATACTTTCATCTAAAATCAGACAAAGTGACACAATAGCCATCGAAGCCAACTTTTGGGTTTTTCTTCGCCCCAACTTGCTGTCTAGTTTATAAGATACCAATGGATGTTAATGGTTAACCTAATTTGCCTGCTTCCACCATAATGTCAGATGCACAAAAGGAAAATGCCAGAGAAAAATGTATGTGATGTAACGAGTGTGAATCTGTGTGCTAAGCTCTCTCAAGAGACACCTTGGAAAGCGAGTTAATGATTCCCTCATTCGCCGAGATGTCAACGAGGGAAGTGAAGGGGCACCACTCTCACCGGGTGTTGGGCACAAACTGAAGAGAGAGACATGGGGTGACTAAACCTGAAATTATCGCTATGGAGTGAAAACCACTTATCAAACTGGGACACTTACAGGAGTTGTCGGATATTGCTCCAGTCCACGCACATTGTGGGTACTTTGGTGCTGCAGTGCTCGTGGAACTTGTAGCCACACGTTTGGCAACGGAAAGCATTCAAAAGAAACTTCTGGCAAATGTCACAGTATGCTAACTTCAGATAGGTTTTCCGGACCTGCAACATGAACAGgatttgtacattttttatgtttttggaaGAGACAATTATTTAGGATATGTCAACAAATGCTTCAGATACTCACAAAATTATGTGTGGTCAGAGGAACATGATCCAAAACTTCCACCAACAACTCTTCGCCAATCAGGGAGGTTGAGTCTGTATTCCAGTCCATTCGTAGTTTCTTACTGTCCCGCAAATAATagcaaaatattcaaatgaaaagaaaaagcagctataacaccatccatccatgcatcctttTTGAAGCTTACCTCCTCTGCCCAGGGTGTAATCTGAAAACAGCACAACACTGAGGCTGCAGGCCTCGCACCTTTAAGGCTTTAATCAGGCAGCTCTGCAAAGTCATACCCGGCCGTACGTTTACCTAGAGGAGACAATGAAAATTTGAGCCTTTGAGCATAACTTTGTGTGCCTTCAAGCAGTTTCGCCAGCAGAATTTCCTCAACAAGCAACTCCTGCAGTACCAGTAGGCCATTTtctaaaagtgtgtgtgtgtgtgtgtgtgcgtgcgtgcatatatatatatatatatatatatatacacatacacacacacacacacacacacacacacacacacacacacacacacacacacacacacatattatatatatatatttagttaGCTCACCACAGTGCGCTGCTGGTTTGGGAGGTAGACGCGGATGGTGCTGCTCGTCTTCGAGTCGGGTAACTTGCTGTCATCCGAAGAGCGACGCTGGCAGGGAAATCCCTCGACCCTAGTCGGCGAAAGGCACGGGCCCTCGAAGGCATTGTCCTTTATTCCAAAGCCCAGGGTCTTCCATGCTCCATGGAGGTGCTCCATCAGTAAAGCCTAGTGCTTTCAAcggtctgggggggggggggggggggggaactttGAATGTTTTAAAAGCTCACATCATCAGCTGACATAATCAATACTGCATTAGTCCGTTTTCGAAACGAGAGTGATGCAGTGAGGAGACTCCGTGTCAAAGTGTGTGAAACTAACCCACAGCAATGAACAAGAGGTAGACATTTCTGTTAAGTATATTGCCCTGTCAATTTTATAGAGAACTGAGCGTTACGAAATATCTTGCATGAGATGCCATAATTCTTCATGGTAAGAAATGTGTTGATTCAAAATCAAATTCATCTCAGGTAGATTTATGTAGTAAATTGTCAAGTGATGACTGCAATCTTCTCAGAAGTAGTGAGTGAATTCTGACCAAGACTGCTGCTGAGCCAAAATGACAAGGACACCATACCAAAGCAATTGCCAGGTAAAAAGCACTAAATATAAATCACCTTGTAGGTGTTGTGAGCAGGGTGGAGGTGACATGGTTTGGTTTAAACCAGCAGTGGTGCTGGTGATGTAATCACAACATATTAGAATCCTAAAGAGCAAGTTGATATCATCTTAAGCTATAAAATGGCTCGAGTGATGATAAATTAGCAATCAAAAATACATAAAGGAAATCTGGTTTGGTTGTTAAATGGTGCTCGCTTGCTACTAAACCAAAAACACCCCAAAATAACCTGACATACTGACAGACGGGTCACGGTGGATTCTGGCTTTGGTGCCATTTTGGACACACACCAGTGACCCaaacactgtttttgtttctgtggtCATCTGCCATAAACACGGCATTTCAAGGTTCACTGTGTTGTGAGGACTCAAGGCCGTTAGACTCTActgtaaacaaacaggtcaCCCAGATAACACAATTCCCAAAATgcttagagagaaaaaaaaaatcacccaccCAATACTTTCCATCCTGGTGATAATGTGAACTTCACCAGATCTTTTTAGCGAGATTTTGTGGTTAATTCTAATCATTCATATTTTGTCACAGCTTTTCTCATCAGATAACTATAATTCAATAATAGCAAACATAACCGATGCTGACTCAACGTTATTAATGTGAATGCCTCGGGGGTGAGGACGAGTATAAAAACACACTTTGGTTAAAGCATCGTGTTGACATAAACCCTCAAAGTTACATCAATGTGGCAACAAAGCCAACCCACAAGTATGTGAGCAAACCTCAATGAAATGCAAAGGATCTTTAAACCTCAAAACAATATAGTACTGGCACAAATGGTGAAGCATAACAGCAAACTATATGTCATATTTTCAAAACGATTCAGTTAcatgaccaaaaataaaaacatgaatgcatggtttggagagagagagagaaaaaaaaaaagaacaccacAATAAGTACAATATTTTAGGCGTATTGTTCTCCAATGGGGTATTTTGGTTGTGCTGTAGTGAAAAGTGCTGCGTTTGCATCTACCATGTAACGTGACCTGTCTGAAAGAAACCAGATATCTTGCTAACGTGCAGTGCTTTGCAGTGAGTGTGCTCACTAAAAGGTCTGCTTCACATCACTGAAAACAGAAGGGGAAGCAAGGGGTGTGCCTCCAATTCAActtggtttattttttcataCGTGTAAAGGGAGGGGGGCTATTTTACTATTAGTGCATTTTCTGTATCATTCTGCACAAAAATAAGATCGGGTGCCAAATCTCACTTTCTGATCTTTTCTGAGATTTCTACAGGAATGTAAAAGCAAAAATGATTTTTATCCAGTACGATCGCTATGTAGCGCGAGATTATGTCCTTTTCTATCTAATGTCATGCACCCAGCAGGTCAAACCACATAACGCAGACAATCAGCTTCTGCCAAGTCATAAATGGTGAAATCAATGACATTCGTGCCCATTGTCTTACGTCGAGTAACGTTGCATTAAATAGCAACAAAGAAGGAACGTAATAAAGTTGAATAATTTGTAACACTGCTGTCGCTACTACAGTTGTAGCCGATGTAGGCCCCCAGAAACGAACGCTATACTGTTCGCTCACACGCTTTACAACAATGTGTTTTATTCAGACTCGCTTTAAACATTTGTAGTTAGCTTTTCCATGTAGCTACGAGAGTAACCGCGCTATATCCAGCAAATTGTGATTGAGTGCGTCTGCTTACCAAGAGAAGTTGGGAAAGTTGTGCTCCGCCATAACTTCAGGAAAAAGTGGCGTCGGTGACATCATCATATTTGCAACGCATTCAAAGAAAAGGCCAAGTGACTTtggcactccaaaaaaaaaaaaaaacgcgtatCCCGTAAAACGTCGCGATAGTCGCGTGAAGGTCGCGGGCCGGTCGTCTCAAAACCTAAAATAAGTTTGATCTTCCCCAAAGTGCAGTTTTGAAGGCGAAGTTGATCGGTCCCTTAAAAAGTGACACGACGAGCGCATTCATTGTGTTAGGTTGAGCGAAGCTGTTTTAACTCCAGCCCGTTCTCGACTCCTTTCGTCCGATAATAGTTACAATGGAGGGTAAAAAAGGTTTAACTCGCGGTGGCCTGCGTCCGTCTGACGAGTGACGACTGCGATTAACACAAGAGCTCGCAATCAAAACGAGAGACTAACATCAATCCCACTGCTCTAAAGCCCTCCCACACCAACCATGATGTTTTGCCCCCTAAACACGAGAGAAACACAGCGAAATCAGAGA
This region of Syngnathus typhle isolate RoL2023-S1 ecotype Sweden linkage group LG2, RoL_Styp_1.0, whole genome shotgun sequence genomic DNA includes:
- the raf1a gene encoding raf-1 proto-oncogene, serine/threonine kinase a isoform X2; protein product: MEHLHGAWKTLGFGIKDNAFEGPCLSPTRVEGFPCQRRSSDDSKLPDSKTSSTIRVYLPNQQRTVVNVRPGMTLQSCLIKALKVRGLQPQCCAVFRLHPGQRSKKLRMDWNTDSTSLIGEELLVEVLDHVPLTTHNFVRKTYLKLAYCDICQKFLLNAFRCQTCGYKFHEHCSTKVPTMCVDWSNIRQLLLCPTPGESGAPSLPSLTSRRMRESLTRFPSSAHRYSTPHAFNYATPYPPTGGGLSQRQRSTSTPNVNLVSTTLPIDGSTFEDAMRNHDSAGSSPAQSPTGWSQSQAKSPAPAQRERATSFNTQEKIKIRPREKRDSSYYWEIEASEVYLQSRIGSGSFGTVYKGKWHGDVAVKILKVTNPTPEQLQAFKNEVAVLRKTRHVNILLFMGYMTKDNLAIVAQWCEGSSLYKHIHVLETNFKMIQLIDISRQTAQGMDYLHAKNIIHRDMKSNNIFLHEGLTVKIGDFGLATVKARWSGSHQVEQPSGSILWMAPEVIRMQDNNPYSFQSDVYSYGIVLFELMTGELPYAQTANRDQIIFMVGRGYLSPDLSKLYKNCPKAMKRLVADCIKKSKDERPLFPQILSSIELLQHALPKINHSASEPSLHRATHTEDINACTLTSTRLPVF
- the raf1a gene encoding raf-1 proto-oncogene, serine/threonine kinase a isoform X1; this encodes MEHLHGAWKTLGFGIKDNAFEGPCLSPTRVEGFPCQRRSSDDSKLPDSKTSSTIRVYLPNQQRTVVNVRPGMTLQSCLIKALKVRGLQPQCCAVFRLHPGQRSKKLRMDWNTDSTSLIGEELLVEVLDHVPLTTHNFVRKTYLKLAYCDICQKFLLNAFRCQTCGYKFHEHCSTKVPTMCVDWSNIRQLLLCPTPGESGAPSLPSLTSRRMRESLTRFPSSAHRYSTPHAFNYATPYPPTGGGLSQRQRSTSTPNVNLVSTTLPIDGSTFELDCLNTFPTSWCHRFWLKRKVGIVHFAQSFVETSSESPEKDAMRNHDSAGSSPAQSPTGWSQSQAKSPAPAQRERATSFNTQEKIKIRPREKRDSSYYWEIEASEVYLQSRIGSGSFGTVYKGKWHGDVAVKILKVTNPTPEQLQAFKNEVAVLRKTRHVNILLFMGYMTKDNLAIVAQWCEGSSLYKHIHVLETNFKMIQLIDISRQTAQGMDYLHAKNIIHRDMKSNNIFLHEGLTVKIGDFGLATVKARWSGSHQVEQPSGSILWMAPEVIRMQDNNPYSFQSDVYSYGIVLFELMTGELPYAQTANRDQIIFMVGRGYLSPDLSKLYKNCPKAMKRLVADCIKKSKDERPLFPQILSSIELLQHALPKINHSASEPSLHRATHTEDINACTLTSTRLPVF